CTTGCCTTTAACAGCGACTGGTCGGTCAAATATGCCGTGCATGCCCAATATGGCAGACTGAGGAGGGTTAATGATGGGTGTGCCAAACATAGACCCAAACACACCCCCATTACTGATAGTAAATGTCCCTCCATCCATGTCTTCAACAGCCAACTCATTCTTACGAGCCTTTgtaaaatacaaatcaaaatttaaaacaCTGTAGGAAGAGTGGGTAAACTAAGAATAAGGATTCTACCTTTTCGCCCAGAGAGCTAATGGTTTTCTCAATGTCGGCAAAGTTCATGGCCTCAACATTGCGAATCACTGGGACCACAAGCCCCTAAAATGATCTTCAGATTAAAGTATGATGTAAAGTATGAGTTAGCTGTACTAAACAGGACTCATACCTTTGGAGTTGCTACAGCAACACTGATGTCTACATAGTCCCTGTACACAATCTCTTTGGTGGTATCATCAATAActaaaagaattaaaaataatacacaatttacatattattaatgtaaatgttattttgacaattttatGTAACCTCACCAGCATTAACAGCAGGCTGGTCTGTCAGAGCATGAGCCGCCGCTTTCACAAAAGCAGACATAAAACCCAGTTTGATGTTGTGTTTCTTGAGGAAGGCATCCTTATGAAGGTTTCTCATCTCCTGTATGTTGCTGAAAGTTCAGGAACATCAAAATGCCTTAGATGACTGAAAATCACAGATCATATCTAGACACAAAGGTGCTTTGCTCACCTCATGTCCACTTCATTAAAGGTGGTCAACATGGCGCACGTGTTCTGAGCCTCCTTCAGTCTCTCTGCGATCCTGAGCCGCATGCGGTTCATTTTTACCTGTACAGCAAAAGACAACATTATCCATGATAGCATTTATGTGCCATGATGATGTGTATTTACATGGGAATTTTAGTGCtaccctgctctctcctctgcctccggcTTTTTGAGGAGCTGGTGCTGGGGGAGCAGCAGTGGGCTTGACTGCTGCCACTGAACAATGAGCCAAATGGGAAAACACAGTTAAAGAATAACACTGAATTGATTGTATTTGGGAAAGACATATGTATTGATAACAAACCTGGTTTGGCTTGAGCTGCTGGCGAGAACATTGGAGGGACAGGGGAAGGTGGTACAGGGGGTGGAGGGGGGCTGGGCGGAGATGGAGCAGGAGCCTCTGTTACGGTAGATGGAACAGTTTTGGCTGCAGCAGCTGATGAGAGAAACATCAATATTGCTATTGTGTGccacattttacattgttcagcCATGTGTCTAAAA
This sequence is a window from Periophthalmus magnuspinnatus isolate fPerMag1 chromosome 24, fPerMag1.2.pri, whole genome shotgun sequence. Protein-coding genes within it:
- the LOC117393094 gene encoding dihydrolipoyllysine-residue succinyltransferase component of 2-oxoglutarate dehydrogenase complex, mitochondrial-like isoform X2, yielding MLSRSRCVYRTLGRSLSAVSQANNVLVRSASGECQLCEYPSVAHVLQFRSFKTSAVHSDEVVVVKTPAFAESVSEGDVRWEKAVGDSVSEDEVVCEIETDKTSVQVPSPAPGVIEELLVPDGGKVEGGTPLFKLRKGAAAAKTVPSTVTEAPAPSPPSPPPPPVPPSPVPPMFSPAAQAKPVAAVKPTAAPPAPAPQKAGGRGESRVKMNRMRLRIAERLKEAQNTCAMLTTFNEVDMSNIQEMRNLHKDAFLKKHNIKLGFMSAFVKAAAHALTDQPAVNAVIDDTTKEIVYRDYVDISVAVATPKGLVVPVIRNVEAMNFADIEKTISSLGEKARKNELAVEDMDGGTFTISNGGVFGSMFGTPIINPPQSAILGMHGIFDRPVAVKGKVEIRPMMYVALTYDHRLVDGREAVTFLRKIKSVVEDPRLLLLDM
- the LOC117393094 gene encoding dihydrolipoyllysine-residue succinyltransferase component of 2-oxoglutarate dehydrogenase complex, mitochondrial-like isoform X1, with the protein product MLSRSRCVYRTLGRSLSAVSQANNVLVRSASVYRSTQLCEYPSVAHVLQFRSFKTSAVHSDEVVVVKTPAFAESVSEGDVRWEKAVGDSVSEDEVVCEIETDKTSVQVPSPAPGVIEELLVPDGGKVEGGTPLFKLRKGAAAAKTVPSTVTEAPAPSPPSPPPPPVPPSPVPPMFSPAAQAKPVAAVKPTAAPPAPAPQKAGGRGESRVKMNRMRLRIAERLKEAQNTCAMLTTFNEVDMSNIQEMRNLHKDAFLKKHNIKLGFMSAFVKAAAHALTDQPAVNAVIDDTTKEIVYRDYVDISVAVATPKGLVVPVIRNVEAMNFADIEKTISSLGEKARKNELAVEDMDGGTFTISNGGVFGSMFGTPIINPPQSAILGMHGIFDRPVAVKGKVEIRPMMYVALTYDHRLVDGREAVTFLRKIKSVVEDPRLLLLDM